One part of the Gemmatimonadota bacterium genome encodes these proteins:
- a CDS encoding nuclear transport factor 2 family protein, translating into MRYGNYLALVLAVSAPSTMTAQAAPSVAGTLPATELRALEAIRKDVWVHWFTGDTAGLHRVLPPELIAISPDGSPWQTLQQTLDGSVKFKAAGNSLISVAFEGTTVHRFDSVVVMFSQYVVVTERAGQRSTQRGRATEVFVRKDGRWVHTSWHLDVIT; encoded by the coding sequence ATGCGGTATGGCAATTACCTGGCGCTGGTGCTCGCGGTGAGCGCGCCCAGCACGATGACGGCGCAGGCAGCGCCGAGCGTCGCGGGGACGCTCCCTGCGACCGAGCTCAGGGCGCTCGAGGCGATCCGGAAGGACGTCTGGGTGCACTGGTTCACTGGCGACACGGCGGGGCTGCATCGGGTGCTGCCTCCCGAGCTGATCGCGATCAGTCCCGACGGCTCACCCTGGCAGACGCTCCAGCAGACGCTCGATGGGTCGGTCAAGTTCAAGGCGGCTGGCAACAGCCTCATATCGGTCGCGTTCGAGGGGACGACAGTCCACCGCTTTGACTCGGTGGTGGTGATGTTCTCGCAGTACGTGGTCGTGACCGAGCGGGCTGGGCAACGAAGCACCCAGCGGGGCCGAGCCACCGAAGTGTTCGTCCGCAAGGATGGCCGGTGGGTGCATACCTCGTGGCACCTGGACGTCATCACGTAA
- a CDS encoding ABC transporter permease, whose product MADYRRFFRLRPRAEIEMDQELEAHLQLRVDALMHSGMSLEEATRDAQERFGDFADARRRLHRAARDRHRSLESRDWFGALASDLRGAVRQWRRARGFALLAIATLALGIGVATMMFTLVERILLRPLPFPAPSRLVVLTGQDSLGQQIDAVSAADWTDWQRENRSLETTALHSRGARLSLANGDQSVRVTATSVSADFFRVLGTRFIAGRGVTADEVAGGAPVAVVSEAVWRRQFSADPALGMVVRVESRPLTIVGVVANSDVYPEGTELWIPRTFRGEGARTNINFIAIARLAPGVGPTAAAADLSRIAAGIRATDPQALYSYAVGVTPLHDVIIGDSAVYLRLLMGAVALLLLIVCANVATATLGRGAARSVEMAIRASIGAGRGRLIQQLLIEHLLLALAGGVVGIGLAMLGLRAVLAAWGAQIPRSGEVRLDVGVVAFAVALSVVVGVVAGIVPALVGSRTSLHQLLAAGGRTATRSGRGLAGGLLVGGEVALALLLLIGAGLLIRSFRTLLERDLGFDRGVVTAEVTLSGTRYDTMPERRMAYWDQAREAIATIPGVAAAGAANWIPLGMAGSSFVEIEGRDEPGAGAGYRAITDGYLETMNVPLLAGRRLSAADRPGSERVAVINAAMARRYWGAESPLGKRVRASSMEFQRDGTPAPWVTIVGVVGDVRQWGPEAEVLPEMYTAARQLPVWTQSMTLVARATTASPELIAAVQDRLRAIDPQVPADLGTMQARLEGQLAPRLLTLTLLTGFASMALLLAALGIYGVLVHAVAQRTRELAVRAALGATRGQVVTLVLRWAARIVIPGALVGLVGAAMLTRVMQSLLVDVAPIDLRAFVSCGVLLLLVALAAVLVPAYRAATVDPARNLMVQ is encoded by the coding sequence ATGGCCGACTATCGTCGATTCTTCCGGCTGCGCCCGCGCGCCGAGATCGAAATGGACCAGGAGCTCGAGGCGCACCTGCAACTCCGGGTTGACGCCCTGATGCACTCGGGCATGTCGCTCGAGGAGGCAACGCGCGATGCCCAGGAGCGGTTCGGCGACTTCGCGGACGCGCGGCGTCGGCTCCATCGTGCCGCGCGCGATCGGCACCGCTCCCTCGAATCGCGAGATTGGTTCGGCGCCCTGGCGAGCGACCTCCGTGGCGCCGTGCGGCAGTGGCGGCGTGCGCGGGGCTTCGCGCTCCTTGCCATCGCGACCCTGGCGCTCGGCATCGGCGTCGCGACCATGATGTTCACACTGGTCGAACGCATCCTCCTCCGGCCGTTGCCATTCCCGGCGCCGAGCCGATTGGTGGTCCTGACGGGCCAGGACTCGTTGGGTCAGCAGATTGACGCGGTGTCCGCGGCAGACTGGACCGACTGGCAGCGCGAGAATCGAAGTCTCGAGACGACCGCGCTCCACAGCCGCGGCGCCCGGCTGAGCCTCGCGAACGGGGATCAGTCAGTTCGCGTGACGGCGACCTCGGTCTCCGCCGACTTCTTCCGGGTGCTGGGGACTCGCTTCATCGCCGGTCGCGGTGTGACCGCCGACGAGGTGGCAGGGGGCGCACCGGTGGCCGTGGTCAGCGAAGCGGTCTGGCGTCGCCAGTTCAGCGCAGATCCCGCGCTCGGCATGGTCGTCCGCGTGGAGTCTCGCCCGCTGACCATCGTCGGGGTGGTCGCCAACAGCGATGTCTACCCGGAAGGCACCGAGCTGTGGATCCCTCGGACCTTTCGTGGCGAGGGCGCACGCACGAACATCAACTTCATCGCGATCGCGCGACTCGCCCCCGGGGTGGGGCCGACGGCGGCGGCGGCCGATCTCAGCCGAATCGCTGCGGGGATCCGTGCGACCGACCCGCAGGCCCTCTATTCCTACGCGGTCGGCGTGACGCCGCTGCACGACGTCATCATCGGTGACTCGGCAGTCTACCTCCGGCTCTTGATGGGCGCCGTCGCGCTGTTGCTCCTGATAGTCTGCGCCAATGTGGCCACGGCCACCCTGGGCAGAGGGGCAGCACGCAGCGTCGAAATGGCGATCCGCGCTTCGATCGGCGCCGGGCGTGGCCGGCTGATCCAGCAGCTGTTGATCGAGCATCTTCTGCTTGCCCTTGCTGGTGGCGTCGTCGGTATCGGCCTGGCGATGCTGGGCCTTCGCGCCGTGCTCGCAGCATGGGGCGCACAGATCCCGCGCAGCGGCGAGGTGCGGCTCGACGTCGGGGTCGTCGCGTTTGCCGTCGCGCTCTCGGTGGTGGTTGGCGTGGTGGCGGGTATCGTCCCGGCGCTGGTTGGATCGCGGACGTCCCTCCACCAGTTGTTGGCGGCGGGGGGACGCACCGCGACGCGAAGCGGTCGAGGCCTCGCGGGCGGGCTCCTGGTTGGCGGTGAGGTCGCGCTTGCGCTGCTGCTGCTGATCGGGGCGGGGCTCCTCATCCGTTCGTTCCGGACGCTGCTCGAACGCGACCTCGGTTTCGATCGCGGCGTGGTCACGGCGGAAGTGACCCTCTCCGGGACTCGGTACGACACCATGCCGGAGCGGCGCATGGCCTACTGGGATCAGGCGAGGGAGGCGATTGCCACGATTCCCGGCGTCGCGGCGGCGGGCGCTGCGAACTGGATTCCTCTGGGGATGGCAGGGAGCTCGTTCGTGGAGATCGAGGGTCGGGATGAGCCGGGTGCCGGTGCCGGCTACCGCGCGATCACGGATGGCTACCTCGAGACGATGAACGTGCCGCTGCTCGCGGGGCGTCGGCTCTCGGCCGCCGATCGCCCCGGCAGCGAACGCGTCGCCGTCATCAACGCGGCGATGGCCCGTCGCTACTGGGGTGCCGAGAGTCCGCTGGGCAAGCGGGTCCGGGCGTCCAGCATGGAGTTCCAGCGTGACGGAACCCCCGCGCCGTGGGTCACGATCGTGGGAGTGGTCGGGGACGTTCGTCAGTGGGGCCCTGAGGCCGAGGTTCTGCCGGAGATGTATACGGCGGCGCGGCAGCTTCCGGTATGGACGCAGAGCATGACCCTCGTGGCGCGGGCGACCACGGCGTCACCGGAACTCATTGCCGCGGTGCAGGACAGACTCCGGGCGATCGACCCACAGGTGCCCGCGGACCTGGGGACGATGCAGGCACGGCTCGAGGGGCAGCTTGCGCCGCGACTGTTGACGCTCACGTTGCTGACGGGCTTCGCCAGCATGGCCTTGCTGCTGGCGGCATTGGGCATCTACGGCGTGCTGGTGCATGCGGTGGCGCAGCGGACGCGGGAACTCGCGGTGCGCGCGGCATTGGGAGCGACGCGTGGCCAGGTGGTGACCTTGGTGTTGCGGTGGGCAGCGCGCATCGTGATTCCCGGGGCGCTCGTCGGGCTGGTCGGCGCGGCGATGCTCACCCGGGTGATGCAGTCATTGCTGGTCGACGTGGCACCGATCGACCTGCGAGCCTTCGTCAGTTGCGGCGTGCTGCTGCTCCTCGTGGCCCTGGCCGCGGTGCTCGTCCCGGCCTATCGTGCGGCCACGGTCGATCCGGCCCGGAACCTGATGGTGCAGTAG
- a CDS encoding DUF2164 domain-containing protein: MALTLTDEARKQALASITRFCTDELELEANTVQSTLLLKFFLAELGPTIYNTGVADAQAFLRDRLADLEATCYEPEFVYWPKESSVRRKR; encoded by the coding sequence ATGGCCCTCACGCTGACCGACGAGGCGAGGAAGCAGGCGCTCGCTTCCATCACCCGCTTCTGCACCGACGAGCTCGAGCTGGAGGCAAACACCGTGCAGTCGACGTTGCTGCTCAAGTTCTTCCTGGCCGAGCTCGGTCCGACGATCTACAACACGGGAGTCGCGGATGCCCAGGCATTCCTGCGCGACCGCCTCGCCGATCTCGAGGCAACGTGCTACGAGCCAGAGTTCGTGTATTGGCCCAAAGAGTCATCGGTCCGCCGGAAGCGTTAG
- a CDS encoding ABC transporter ATP-binding protein translates to MTPPAQPLIRLDGLQKVFYTDEVETHALSEVHLEVQRGEYVAISGPSGCGKTTLLSLLGLLDTPTGGEYWLDEKPVAQLSPADRARIRNREIGFIFQAFNLIGDLTVYENVELPLTYRGMAPAERKDRVMSALERVGMSHRVRHYPAQLSGGQQQRVAVARAVAGEPLILLADEPTGNLDSTNGEAVMQLLQELHRGGATIIMVTHDARYEKHADRSIHLFDGRVVGDQALALTNA, encoded by the coding sequence ATGACGCCCCCTGCGCAACCCCTGATTCGCCTGGATGGACTCCAGAAGGTCTTCTATACCGACGAGGTCGAGACTCACGCCCTCTCCGAGGTCCACCTCGAGGTCCAGCGCGGCGAGTATGTGGCCATCTCGGGCCCATCGGGGTGTGGCAAGACGACGCTGCTGTCGTTGCTCGGGCTGCTCGACACGCCCACCGGCGGCGAATACTGGCTGGACGAGAAGCCGGTCGCCCAGCTCTCGCCGGCCGATCGGGCCCGGATCCGCAATCGCGAAATCGGCTTCATCTTCCAGGCGTTCAATCTCATCGGCGACCTCACCGTGTACGAGAACGTCGAGTTGCCGCTGACCTACCGCGGCATGGCACCGGCGGAACGGAAGGACCGCGTGATGTCGGCGCTCGAGCGCGTCGGGATGAGCCACCGCGTGCGGCACTATCCGGCCCAGCTCTCGGGCGGCCAGCAACAGCGCGTCGCGGTGGCGCGGGCGGTGGCCGGCGAGCCGCTGATCCTGCTGGCCGACGAACCCACGGGCAACCTCGACTCGACCAACGGTGAGGCCGTGATGCAACTGCTCCAGGAACTCCATCGCGGCGGCGCGACCATCATCATGGTGACCCACGACGCGCGCTACGAGAAGCACGCGGATCGGTCGATCCACCTCTTCGATGGTCGGGTCGTCGGCGACCAGGCCCTCGCCCTCACCAACGCGTAG
- a CDS encoding PadR family transcriptional regulator yields the protein MSKLAEPVLPLLKGTLDFLILKALSFGPMHGYGVSSWLEQQSGQEITIDDSALYQSLQRMEGRGWLTAEWGTTENNRRARYYSITRTGRAHLRAETETWLRYTRSVTSILSLTSRLA from the coding sequence ATGTCGAAGCTTGCCGAGCCAGTCCTGCCGCTGCTCAAGGGGACGCTCGATTTCCTGATCCTGAAGGCGCTGTCCTTCGGACCGATGCACGGCTACGGCGTGTCGTCGTGGCTCGAGCAACAGTCGGGGCAGGAGATCACCATCGACGACAGCGCGCTGTACCAGTCGCTCCAGCGGATGGAGGGACGCGGCTGGCTGACGGCGGAATGGGGAACGACGGAAAACAACCGTCGCGCGCGGTACTACTCCATCACGCGCACGGGGCGGGCGCACCTGCGCGCCGAGACGGAGACCTGGCTGCGCTACACGCGCTCGGTGACGTCGATCCTCTCGCTCACCAGCCGACTGGCCTGA
- a CDS encoding KOW motif-containing protein — MPPIDNGHVTDGDHCRVIAGTHKGKYGTVRDINMSKGGNVTITVVQSDGDRFKTLARNVLVEPRQDRRTR; from the coding sequence ATGCCCCCCATCGACAACGGTCACGTCACCGACGGAGACCACTGCCGCGTGATTGCGGGCACTCATAAGGGCAAATACGGCACAGTGCGGGACATCAACATGAGTAAGGGTGGCAACGTCACCATCACCGTGGTGCAATCAGATGGCGACCGATTCAAGACGCTCGCCCGGAACGTCCTCGTGGAGCCTCGGCAAGATCGTCGCACCCGCTGA
- a CDS encoding ABC transporter permease, producing the protein MGQLANNLRYAVRTLRRSPGFALVAILTLGLGIGANTAIFSVINAVVLRPLPFDQPERLVTMAHYYASINLVAGVSAPGVVEYQKQTNTFSAVSAVTGWAPTLTGNGEATRLQALRVVGEYFATYGVPAALGRGLRADESVAGADHVVVLSDQFWRRERGADPAVVGQHLLLNGESYEIVGVMPPSFTSMLNRTIDLWAPLVLSPGALAGSFGNEFMGLTARLKPGVALATAQADMHALAARLKADRPDALSSDWDLAVAPLRDQVTSAGMRRAMLVLLGAVGLVLLIACANVANLQLARAASRSREIAVRVALGASPRDLVAQLLTESMVLALAGGVVGVLIALWGVPALMSLNQSNLPPAATISLDARVLLFTLGLTLLTGVLFGLTPALKASRTVLHDALKEGGRGAAGDRSGLALRRGLVIGTVAIALTLLVGAGLLARSFRHLLEVDPGFRPDHLLAFNIALPTAKYPTDTLRLGFFERATAGVAELPGVTSVGATSVLPFTNNGSTSSFTVEGHVVPPNGSGPWGDYRVVTPQYLATIGAPLKEGRFFTAQDRVGSQEVVIVDEELAATFWPGASALGKRINYGNVSADDPTPQWLTIVGVVGHTMHEGLDGQKRVQVYRPLAQDGGGAMAFVVRTVADPLTAVAGVRETLRGIDPDVAIANVNTMEALVSNTTGPRRFSMVLLSVFSLLAAGLAALGLYGVMAYTVAQRTKELGVRLALGASPGDLRQMVMRQGMRLALAGVAIGLVAAFLMTMLLRAMDAGTALSAADRLLFGVSPQDPVTFVAIPLLLVAVAMLASWLPARRATRLDPVEALRGE; encoded by the coding sequence ATGGGCCAGCTCGCGAACAACCTCCGCTACGCGGTGCGCACGCTGCGGCGCAGTCCTGGCTTCGCGCTGGTCGCCATTCTCACGCTCGGCCTCGGCATCGGGGCGAACACGGCGATCTTCTCGGTGATCAACGCGGTGGTGTTGCGTCCGTTGCCATTCGATCAGCCCGAGCGTCTGGTGACGATGGCCCACTATTACGCCTCGATCAACCTCGTTGCGGGTGTCTCCGCGCCCGGTGTCGTCGAGTACCAGAAGCAGACGAACACCTTCAGTGCCGTCTCCGCGGTCACGGGGTGGGCGCCCACGCTCACCGGCAATGGCGAGGCGACGCGCCTGCAGGCCCTTCGGGTCGTGGGGGAGTACTTCGCCACCTATGGTGTCCCGGCAGCACTCGGGCGGGGGCTCCGCGCGGACGAATCGGTGGCCGGCGCGGATCACGTCGTGGTGCTGAGCGATCAGTTCTGGCGGAGGGAACGGGGCGCCGATCCCGCGGTGGTCGGGCAGCACCTGCTCCTCAACGGCGAGAGTTACGAGATCGTCGGCGTCATGCCGCCCTCGTTCACCTCGATGCTGAACCGGACGATCGATCTCTGGGCGCCGCTGGTCCTCTCGCCCGGCGCACTCGCCGGCTCGTTCGGCAACGAATTCATGGGGCTGACCGCCCGGCTCAAGCCCGGGGTGGCGCTGGCCACCGCGCAAGCCGACATGCACGCCCTGGCGGCCCGCCTGAAGGCCGACCGGCCCGACGCGCTCTCGTCGGATTGGGACCTCGCGGTGGCACCACTCCGCGATCAGGTCACGTCCGCGGGAATGCGCCGCGCCATGCTGGTCCTGCTCGGCGCCGTGGGGCTGGTCCTCCTGATCGCCTGTGCCAACGTGGCCAATCTGCAACTGGCCCGTGCCGCGTCGCGGTCGCGCGAGATTGCCGTGCGCGTGGCACTCGGCGCCTCTCCGCGGGACCTGGTGGCCCAGCTCCTCACCGAGAGCATGGTGCTCGCGTTGGCGGGCGGCGTGGTCGGCGTGCTGATCGCGCTCTGGGGCGTCCCGGCGCTCATGTCGTTGAATCAGAGCAACCTCCCCCCTGCGGCCACGATCAGCCTCGATGCCCGCGTGCTGCTCTTTACCCTCGGACTCACGCTCCTCACCGGAGTCCTGTTCGGCTTGACCCCCGCGCTGAAGGCTTCGCGCACCGTGCTGCATGACGCCCTGAAGGAGGGTGGGCGCGGGGCCGCGGGCGACCGAAGCGGGCTCGCGTTGCGTCGCGGGCTGGTGATCGGCACCGTCGCCATCGCCCTGACCCTGCTGGTTGGAGCCGGCCTGCTCGCGCGCTCCTTCCGTCACCTCCTCGAGGTAGATCCGGGATTCCGGCCGGACCATCTGCTCGCTTTCAACATCGCCCTCCCAACGGCGAAGTATCCCACCGACACCCTGCGGCTCGGCTTCTTCGAGCGCGCCACCGCCGGAGTCGCCGAGCTGCCGGGCGTCACCTCCGTCGGGGCAACGTCGGTGCTCCCGTTCACCAACAACGGCAGCACGTCGTCGTTCACCGTCGAGGGCCACGTGGTGCCGCCGAACGGCAGCGGACCCTGGGGTGACTATCGGGTGGTGACGCCGCAGTACCTCGCCACCATCGGGGCGCCGCTGAAGGAAGGGCGATTCTTCACGGCGCAGGATCGCGTTGGCAGTCAGGAGGTGGTGATCGTCGACGAGGAACTGGCGGCCACCTTCTGGCCCGGCGCGAGCGCTCTCGGCAAGCGCATCAACTACGGCAATGTCTCCGCCGATGACCCGACGCCGCAGTGGCTGACCATCGTCGGCGTGGTGGGGCACACGATGCACGAGGGACTCGACGGACAGAAACGAGTGCAGGTGTATCGTCCGTTGGCGCAGGACGGTGGCGGCGCGATGGCGTTCGTCGTGCGAACCGTTGCCGATCCCCTCACCGCCGTGGCTGGTGTCCGCGAGACGCTGCGCGGCATTGATCCTGACGTGGCGATTGCGAACGTCAACACCATGGAGGCGCTGGTCTCGAACACCACCGGGCCGCGCCGCTTCTCGATGGTCCTGCTCAGCGTCTTCTCCCTCCTGGCGGCGGGCCTCGCCGCCCTCGGCCTCTACGGCGTGATGGCCTACACGGTGGCCCAACGCACCAAGGAGCTCGGCGTGCGGCTGGCCCTCGGGGCCAGCCCGGGCGACCTCCGCCAGATGGTGATGCGCCAGGGAATGCGGCTCGCACTCGCGGGCGTTGCCATCGGCCTGGTGGCCGCCTTCCTGATGACGATGCTGCTCCGCGCGATGGATGCGGGGACCGCGCTGAGCGCGGCCGACCGATTGCTCTTCGGCGTCTCGCCGCAGGACCCCGTCACGTTTGTTGCCATTCCCCTGCTGCTGGTGGCCGTGGCGATGCTCGCCTCGTGGTTGCCGGCCCGCCGAGCGACCCGTCTCGACCCGGTCGAGGCCCTGCGTGGGGAATGA
- a CDS encoding HlyD family efflux transporter periplasmic adaptor subunit — MKPAAPTAERPTLSIDSVVSGAMVREVRSPGSLVPEQIRWISAVAPGRVEKKLVQPGERVTAGTILMELSNPDVEIQLLQAERQLTDAQSQLVSLQVTLETQRLTQAGVVAQTRAAYLDAVRNAEASKSLIDQQLISVFDAAKAKELAEDLTERLGLERQRLAIFTDNIPAQLAVQREQVARLKAVVEFQRSLAGAMTVRAGADGVLQELPLEVGQFATSGTTIAKVVQPERLKAVLRVQENQARDVAIGQSAVIDTRNGLVRGRVSRIDPSSTGGMVSVDVALLDSLPKGARPDLSIDGTIEIERLGKVLHVGRPTYGQANATIGLFKLSADGNEATRVQVKLGRTSANAVEIVSGLQAGDRVILSDMSRFDAVDRVRVK; from the coding sequence ATGAAGCCCGCCGCCCCGACGGCAGAACGTCCCACGCTCTCGATCGATTCGGTCGTCTCCGGCGCCATGGTCCGCGAGGTGCGGTCGCCAGGATCGCTGGTTCCCGAACAGATCCGGTGGATCTCGGCCGTGGCCCCTGGCCGCGTCGAGAAGAAGCTCGTCCAGCCCGGCGAACGGGTCACCGCCGGAACGATCCTGATGGAGCTGAGCAATCCCGACGTCGAGATCCAGTTGCTGCAGGCGGAACGCCAGCTCACCGATGCCCAGTCGCAGCTGGTCTCGCTGCAGGTCACCCTCGAGACCCAGCGCCTGACCCAGGCCGGCGTGGTCGCGCAGACGCGGGCGGCCTACCTCGATGCCGTCCGCAATGCCGAAGCCAGCAAGTCGCTCATCGACCAACAGCTGATTTCCGTCTTCGATGCCGCCAAGGCGAAGGAACTCGCCGAGGACCTGACCGAGCGTCTCGGACTGGAGCGGCAGCGCCTCGCGATCTTCACCGACAACATCCCGGCCCAATTGGCCGTGCAGCGGGAACAGGTCGCCCGCCTCAAGGCCGTGGTCGAGTTCCAACGCTCGCTCGCGGGGGCGATGACGGTCCGGGCAGGCGCGGACGGCGTGCTCCAGGAGCTGCCGCTGGAAGTCGGCCAGTTCGCGACCAGCGGGACCACGATCGCCAAGGTCGTCCAGCCGGAACGGCTCAAGGCGGTGCTGCGCGTCCAGGAGAATCAGGCCCGGGACGTCGCCATCGGCCAGTCGGCGGTCATCGACACGCGCAACGGTTTGGTCCGTGGACGCGTCTCACGAATCGACCCCTCCTCCACCGGCGGGATGGTCTCGGTCGATGTCGCCCTCCTGGACTCGCTCCCCAAGGGCGCCCGACCGGACCTGAGCATCGACGGCACCATCGAGATCGAGCGGCTCGGCAAGGTGCTGCACGTGGGCCGACCGACCTATGGCCAGGCCAACGCCACCATCGGCCTGTTCAAGCTCTCGGCGGATGGCAACGAGGCGACGCGAGTCCAGGTCAAGCTCGGCCGCACCTCGGCCAACGCCGTGGAGATCGTGTCGGGACTGCAGGCCGGTGACCGGGTCATCCTGTCGGACATGTCGCGGTTCGACGCTGTCGATCGCGTGCGCGTGAAGTAA
- a CDS encoding helix-turn-helix domain-containing protein has translation MNRSTTLLDAADLTVSRFDHPPHEAHDDPDREEGRHFGIAFVREGRFGIGTQWLRSGAVLLTQPGVAVSCRHGSRYPTDVCVAISFSDAAVAPFEHGWSRAGWHARQRPTPRLALVQRRLALAIDDADAFATERWSLTALAALAMESRDARARGSYAPRPADIEAVLACCRTIERDPTARQLVAARARAVGMTSTQLTHHFRRYLGVSPHQYVLSWRLAAATDLLDQGCSVSESCWRSGFENLSHFCRSFLRAFAVRPSTWRSLPAAERRRKVQAVRSAVP, from the coding sequence ATGAACCGCTCCACGACCCTCCTCGACGCCGCCGACCTCACCGTCAGCCGCTTCGACCACCCTCCGCACGAGGCGCACGACGATCCCGATCGCGAAGAGGGTCGCCACTTCGGCATCGCCTTCGTGCGAGAGGGCCGGTTCGGCATTGGGACGCAGTGGCTCCGCTCTGGCGCCGTGCTGCTCACCCAACCCGGGGTCGCCGTCTCCTGCCGACATGGTTCCCGATACCCGACGGATGTCTGTGTCGCCATCAGCTTCAGTGACGCAGCGGTTGCACCGTTCGAGCACGGATGGAGCCGCGCCGGTTGGCACGCACGGCAGCGCCCGACGCCACGCCTCGCCCTCGTGCAGCGGCGCCTGGCGCTTGCCATCGATGACGCGGACGCCTTCGCCACCGAGCGCTGGTCGCTCACCGCGCTTGCCGCACTTGCCATGGAGAGCCGCGACGCCCGCGCGCGAGGGAGCTACGCGCCGCGTCCCGCTGACATCGAGGCCGTGCTGGCCTGCTGCCGCACCATCGAGCGAGACCCCACCGCGAGGCAACTCGTGGCTGCGCGCGCACGCGCCGTCGGGATGACGTCCACCCAGCTGACGCATCACTTCCGACGATACCTCGGGGTCTCGCCGCACCAGTATGTGCTCTCGTGGCGGCTCGCCGCCGCGACGGACCTCCTCGATCAGGGCTGTTCCGTCTCGGAGAGTTGCTGGCGCTCGGGCTTCGAGAACCTCAGCCATTTCTGCCGCAGCTTCCTGCGTGCCTTCGCGGTCCGCCCCTCCACCTGGCGCTCGCTGCCGGCGGCCGAAAGACGACGGAAAGTGCAAGCCGTGCGGAGCGCCGTGCCCTAG